In Euleptes europaea isolate rEulEur1 chromosome 10, rEulEur1.hap1, whole genome shotgun sequence, the genomic window CATGTGAGTACATTTGTGCAGTGGGCTCGGAGATGGCATCCAGGTAAGCAAGGTGGTTTCAAACCGCAAGGGCAGACTTAacctgtggtggggggaggggtcttATGAGCACCATACGGCACAAAAAATGTGATGTTGATCTTGAAATGGCTTAGGTGAACCACACAGTACATTATGTTGTACCGACACATTTATGTATAGGTTCAACTGTTGCTACGTTCAAGTCTTAGCTGACTATTGGCAATGATGTTTAAGTGAAATCTCCATGTTCAAAGGTACTATACCTCAGTGGCAACtatggggagagccagcatggtgcagtgattaagagctgcagaccctaatctggagaacggggttcgattccccacttctccacatgaagcctgctgggtgaccttgggtcagtcacagttctctcagcgcacgagaaggcaggcaatggcgaaccacctccgaacgtctcttgccttgagaaccctagggggtagccataagtcagctgtgactcgacagtcctttccaccaccaactatGGGGAAAACATGGGTTACTGCACTCAGGCCCTGCTTGTGGGACACTGAACCAGGTGGATCATccgttttattttcattttaataatGCATGCTATTTCCCAGGAGGGGTAAAATTTTAAGTTATTTCCCAGGAGGGGTAAAATTTTAAGTTATTTTTTTTTCAACGAACTCATTGAGATCTGAGTTACACCACTGTGTAAAGCAAGAAGTCCCTCCTCGAGGGTAACAGAATCTTTTGCAACCTACATGAActctttataagaacataagaaaagccctgctggatcagaccaaggtccatcaagtccagcagtctgttcacacagtggccaaccaggtgcctccaggaagcccccaaacaacacggctgcagcagcaccaacctgcctgtgctccacagcacctaagataataggcacgctcctcttaccctggagagaataggtatgaatcatgactagtatccattttaactagtagccatgaatagccctctcctccatgaacatgtccactcccttcttaaagccttccaagttggcagccatcaccacattttggggcagggagttccacaatttaactatgcgatgtgtggaaaaaatacttccttttatcagttttgaatctctcaccctccagcttcagcagatgacccagcgttctagtattatgggagagggagaaatctcTGTAAAGGTTTCACAGATGTGGGGGAGAAGTTATTTCAGGGGCGGCGCTCTGGTCACTCCTCGCCCGCCTTCCCATCTGGGTGATGTTGTCAGGGCAGCAACGGGTGGGTTTGTACACACTGCTGTGTTCCACAAGCCTACCCCTCTAAACTCTCAGCTAGCCTCACTTATAAGACGTTTAAAGGAAGAATCCAGGTGATTGGCGAGTTCGGTGCCGTTTTGCTATAGCCAAGGAGAAGGGACGGGAAGAAGGAATCTGTTCTCACCCCGTTAGGAAAAGCGAACAGAAATAAGCttttcgttaaaaaaaaaaactgaagaaatctggtattttatttaatatttggCCAGGACAATGGACGGACTACTTAAAAATGGGAGGAACAGCAGAAACATTTTGCTTTTCTGTAGATGTGtgcaaggaagggaggggaggggagagacgttTCTAGCAACCCAGTTGGTGGTCACGTCACACCTTCATGAGGAAACAGCCGCTATTTCTCCTTGCTCAGCAAAGCCTGGTTCTTATCCAAACGCTGCTCTCCCCATCGGGAGGATGCCAGCTTCTCATGGACTGGGCCGCCCACCCGTCGGCATTCCTGAGAATTGTACAATATAATCTTGAGTCAGCAGGGTGGATTAGCCACTTTTCATTGGGCTTTGCACTTGTGACCCTTAAAACAGTAGAACTGCAGAAAGCAAAATGCATCGCGCACGTTTTTCGCCACAGTAACCCTTCCGTGTACACATTTCAACTTAAATACACACAATTGAAACAGCTACCATTTGTTCGttcgtttgtttttttaaattatgtacaAACcctatattttttcttcttctgcttttttgTTGATTATACATATAAATACAAATTAAGCTATTTTTTTCCTAAAAAGTGGTTAtaatagtaaataaatacaaaataagaaTCTGACCTTTATACTTCATGTGCTgaggggggaaaaggggaggagggggggttaaACCCATATAAAATGTACAACTAAAACatgtttaaaaatcttttaaaaggaaTAACTCTCTGATTAAAATATTTCTCCTCACTTTTTTCTGTAGAcataaatagatttttttttccaaaataggTGTGTTTAATTTTCCATTTCATAACATAAATAAAGTCTTCATTGGGAAAATATTAAAGTGTCAAGTTATTTTTCTCGTTtgtatttgtctttttttgctgctgctgcattaGCGGCAACCACAGCCCTCCACAACCATATCTTGATAGTTCTTTAGTACCACTTTCTCGTTCTCATCAAGGTAGAGCATGGAGATTGCGCTCAGTTCCGTCGGCACGCAGCAAGCTTTGGGGATTTTGGAATTCACCGAATTGACCAAAGTCTGAACAATGGCATGGTTGGTGGAGTTTAGATGATCTGCCAGAGGAAAGGGGCACTCTCCGTGGCAGTAGAAGGCACTGTAACCCGGCGGGGCCACTATCCAGTCATTCCACCCGACGTCGTTGAAGTCCACATATAACGGGTGCCTTTTACAATTGGATTTAAGGCGTTTGCGTTGTTTGTGTTTCGCCTGGCGCTTCTCTCGCTTATGGAGAGGCTGCCCCTTTCCGTCGTGCCCAAAGGTCACTAGCAGAGGCCTAACCAGAGACCAGCTAGCATCGTCCCGATGCAAAGACCTGCTGATCCTGACGTGTCTCTTGGAGACGCTGCTCTCGTTGTCCAAATGGACCACTTCTATCACAAACCCGTGATTCGGCTGTCCGTGTGCAATCCACCTCATTATCGCAGGTGTGACGTCAAAAGCTTCCCATCTGCTGGCGTTGTGATGCACCACGCGGGTGTCCAAAAGTCTCGTGACGGGGTCCTCGAAGGCTTCCCTCGCCGGCTTGATTATTTCATAAATATTAATACGGTGATAAGAACTGCTGTTGGTTTCAAAGGCGCCTTCCAGGTGCTCCCGAAAAACCTGAAGCTCAGCCGAAGTAATAAACTCCCCAATTGGGATAGAAGTCAAGTTAAAGAAGAAACGGCGGGATGTCCTCCCACTTCTTTCTGGAAGCTCTTCCAGAGTTTCTGGTTTAGGGGGGGAAAGAGCAAAAGCACAATCAGTAACTTAGATAAgtaataaaaaatacaattacTGCATTACTGGCACCTTTCAAATTAATGTACTCATAAGCCAACTCATGCTTACTTTAGGGATTTGAAGATTCCAACCACAACAACAATAAAGGGATTATCTTGTCTTTTTTAGGTATCTCAGCCAGTGTATGAAACATGATGTTACAGTGCTTCATTTACTGTCATGTCTTTGCATCTGATCGGACTACAGTGAGAATCCCAGGTGGCCATAATGAAATATGAGGCATAGCTGTGGAATTcaagggcattaaaaaaaataacactggTTAGCAGGGGCCCATTGAGAGTAATTAAAAAGTGACTGAGGATCAAGGAAAGGGATTGCAtttctttgcatttttttaaagcactctaCGATTGCTTTTATGTCAGTCACTTAAAACCTCTTCCAGAGGCTTCGTGATTGACAGGTTCCACAATTTTTGAACTCCCTGTTCaaaataatggcttggatcctgcagaaAACTTCTGCTCCAGGAAAGGGATGGTTTGTGCTGATTTTCCCCTCTTTGCTACCGACCTCCAGTTCCATCATGTTGTTCCAATGCTCTGAGTATAGATTTGCGGTGGATCGGATCCCATGTATTTTAATTACACACGTCTTTGGCCAAAGCATCCTCTGCAGTTTTACTCAAGAGGACCCTGTTATGTAGTTCTGAGTGGGTTTGGGTGTTCCTTTGAAACCTGTGGGTGGCACCTTAGGCCTTATAACCCAGCCCTGCGGACATGATGAAGAATAATGGTACACAGGCTGACTTGGACATTCAGAACTAGACTTGCCTCTGGCAAAGCCATTATCCATAACGGCTGGCAGTAGCCTGTAGGATGTTTTCTGAGCTGTGCCTACTCCTTTGCTCTTCTAGAAATGTAAAATTTCAACTACTTGATCATATAGTTGTTCTGCATGGGAgaggccgtgactcagtggtagagcatctgctcggcatgcagaaggtcccaggttcaatcccaggcatctccagttaaagagactaggcaggtaggtgatgtgaaagacctctgcctgagaccctggagagccgctaccggtcagaatagacaatactgactttgatggaccaagggtctgattcagtataaggcagcttcatgtgttcatgtgcatgttcTATACACACCGCCCATATTAACCACAACATCCTTGCAACAAAACAGCAGTTTAAAGGATGGCCCAGATTATTCGCCTCGGGGTGGGGCTTGCCCAGGGTCACTCAAGCTTGCAGCCGAattgagatttgaactgggggtTAATTTAGCTCAAATCCTGAGCCATTTGCAGCATGATGTATGTATGTGCGTGAGTTGTGAATGAAACTGAGAATTTATTACTCTGACTTAATGTATGCAAATCCATAATGCCACATGATATTGATAGCCTGTGCCTAATAATTGCCAAAATTAATTTTATTCTTTTAGGATAAAGCTATATGCAAGTattccccaccaaaaaaaaataaaagatctaTTACAACAGCAAGAAAATAAGGTATTCCCCCACAGTTTATTTCAAGGGCTGCCTATGCGATACCATTTCAAACAAAATCTCTAGCAGTGCAAACCTATACAGAGTTTTAGACTAAAGTAGCTCCTCATGGAGCTGTTTTGTCAATTAGGCTGAATATGAGAAATGTGGCTAGCAAACTTCACACCCCCAAACTACCAAAACGCACAGTATCTTTAAGAGTACCTGCATAAAATCTAGTAATCGGGCTAAATGTAGGCATACTGTAAACAAATAAACTGAACCACCACACTGACTGGCTAGTGTATTTATTTTGAAGTCTCATGGGTTTTACTGAGATGCCAAGAGAATAAGTTTAAGATTAACAGCCGTGACAGGCACTACTGGTGTCCCTTTGCAAAAGCCAGCCGTAATTCACACTTCTCCTTGTCCTCCTGTGTCTGAAGGATGCCTAATTTCCTAGCCTCCCTATCCTTCTATCATGTCAATCTAAAGAGGAACTTGCATTTAAGTGCGTAACAATTAAGTAGCATTAAAGGGAGGACAGGACCAGTGGCAGCTCACCAACTCTGGAAGGAGAGCCTGCTTGTAATCGGCTTACTTCAAAATTCAGCATGCTTCACTTCTGTATTCCCATTTGCCCCCAAACTGCTTACATACCTGTGTGTGATGAGCTATCCCCCCCATTAAATAAGTCTGGAAGCATCCTTAAAAATCCCATTTAACAAAGGGCATGTTCAAAGTAAAATTTTTATCACTGTATCCTTTCATGTGCATCCTTTCCCACTATTTCCAGCCACCTCTAACCCTTACACCTCTTTAGGCTGCTGGCCTAAACCCAGATCTTTCTCCTTAGGTCGGCCCCCTCCATTAGgtatcctgcttttccttgcatgcccctttcctcaAGTTCTTCTCTAATCCCAGCCTTCCTCTTCCCCGTTTTCCCATCTCTCACCCTCTCCTTGACATCACAAGgtatcctg contains:
- the BMP2 gene encoding bone morphogenetic protein 2, which gives rise to MVAGTHSLLALLLYQVLLGGSASLIPEVGDRRRFSGDLIRAAPLQLSEGILREFELRLLNMFGLNRRPTPSKDAIIPPYMLELYHLHTSQKPSPMDYNLERATSRANTVRSFHHEETLEELPERSGRTSRRFFFNLTSIPIGEFITSAELQVFREHLEGAFETNSSSYHRINIYEIIKPAREAFEDPVTRLLDTRVVHHNASRWEAFDVTPAIMRWIAHGQPNHGFVIEVVHLDNESSVSKRHVRISRSLHRDDASWSLVRPLLVTFGHDGKGQPLHKREKRQAKHKQRKRLKSNCKRHPLYVDFNDVGWNDWIVAPPGYSAFYCHGECPFPLADHLNSTNHAIVQTLVNSVNSKIPKACCVPTELSAISMLYLDENEKVVLKNYQDMVVEGCGCR